The Chelonia mydas isolate rCheMyd1 chromosome 3, rCheMyd1.pri.v2, whole genome shotgun sequence genome includes a region encoding these proteins:
- the BATF3 gene encoding basic leucine zipper transcriptional factor ATF-like 3 has product MSHGVPASGSVLQRSASSDGNQPQSPEEDDRKIRRREKNRVAAQRSRKKQTQKADKLHEEYECLEQENTSLKREIGKLTDEMKHLSEVLKDHEKICPLLHCSMNFVTIPRPDALTSCLPR; this is encoded by the exons ATGTCGCACGGTGTCCCGGCTTCGGGCAGCGTTCTGCAGAGAAGCGCCTCTTCCGATGGGAATCAGCCGCAG aGTCCTGAAGAGGATGATAGGAAGATAAGacggagagaaaaaaacagagtCGCTGCCCAGAGAAGCCGGAAGAAACAAACGCAGAAAGCAGACAAACTCCATGAG GAATATGAGTGCCTTGAACAAGAAAATACCTCCCTGAAAAGAGAGATTGGGAAGCTAACAGATGAGATGAAACACCTGAGCGAGGTGTTGAAGGACCATGAAAAGATCTGCCCTTTATTGCACTGCTCCATGAACTTTGTGACCATACCCAGGCCTGATGCCCTCACCAGTTGCCTGCCAAGATGA